Proteins from one Chroococcidiopsis sp. CCMEE 29 genomic window:
- a CDS encoding PCP reductase family protein yields MSDSNLTDALDWTPEAKAKLKNIPFFVRTQAKARIEQLARAAGQEIVTVELVEQARLEFGQ; encoded by the coding sequence ATGAGTGACTCTAACTTAACAGATGCCTTGGACTGGACACCTGAAGCAAAGGCGAAGCTGAAGAATATCCCCTTTTTTGTCCGTACTCAGGCAAAAGCCCGAATTGAGCAGCTAGCGCGTGCAGCTGGGCAGGAAATTGTGACGGTGGAACTGGTGGAGCAGGCACGGTTGGAGTTTGGGCAGTGA
- a CDS encoding Rieske 2Fe-2S domain-containing protein: MQYVTLAKVKEVLPGQTKAVQVGQCTILLVNDQGEFYALQSLCGHQNLPLVGGKVWRGMLDCPWHHFQYDVRTGENLYPKQVYPLNALPNLRQQIKPLCTYPVRVVNEKVQVGIPESCKPE; encoded by the coding sequence GTGCAGTATGTAACACTAGCAAAGGTAAAGGAGGTCTTGCCAGGACAGACAAAGGCGGTGCAAGTGGGACAATGTACCATTCTGCTTGTGAATGACCAAGGGGAATTCTATGCCCTACAGAGTCTGTGCGGACACCAGAACTTGCCGCTAGTAGGGGGCAAGGTTTGGCGGGGTATGCTGGACTGTCCCTGGCATCACTTTCAATATGACGTCCGCACTGGAGAGAACCTTTATCCTAAACAAGTCTATCCGCTAAATGCTCTCCCCAACCTACGCCAGCAGATTAAGCCTTTGTGTACCTATCCAGTGCGAGTAGTCAATGAGAAGGTGCAGGTAGGAATACCGGAAAGCTGTAAGCCAGAGTAA
- a CDS encoding sulfite exporter TauE/SafE family protein: protein MLDLFLIMTLGFLGSFGHCVGMCGPLTVAFSLSHQQKTPKWQQQLYFHTLLNLGRIVSYALVGAGIGALGSVLLASGQMAGIGSDLRRWMAIFTGVLLVWFGLRQIKPDFLPRLPVLHPLIQGSWHNRLSAGMMKLSLQSRWWTPASLGLIWGLIPCGFLYAAQIKAAETGNLWRGAATMLAFGLGTLPTMLGVGVSTSLVSAEKRSQLFRLGGWITVTIGVLTLLRTGDTMVDYTGHAALICLMLALIARPVSRFWSSPLRYRRALGVGAFVLALAHTAHMLEHTLNWNFSALDFMLPVHQLGMGAGVLALGLMTPAALTSFDRIQSYLGKRWRQIHLLSIPAVILSVIHSVLVGSHYLGGLEWTESNKLWTLLLGFMMLLVLLVRSRSFWSILSLEKFYVPPTQPR from the coding sequence ATGCTGGATTTGTTTCTCATTATGACCCTGGGCTTCCTGGGAAGTTTCGGTCACTGCGTCGGGATGTGTGGTCCCCTCACCGTGGCGTTTTCACTATCCCATCAGCAGAAAACTCCCAAATGGCAGCAGCAGTTGTATTTTCACACCCTACTAAATCTGGGACGCATAGTGAGCTATGCCTTAGTTGGTGCTGGGATTGGAGCGCTGGGTTCTGTTTTACTTGCCAGTGGACAAATGGCAGGAATTGGCAGCGATTTACGCCGATGGATGGCAATTTTCACTGGTGTCTTGCTGGTTTGGTTTGGGCTGAGGCAAATAAAACCCGACTTTCTACCCCGTCTTCCAGTCCTACACCCACTTATCCAGGGCAGTTGGCACAATCGCCTAAGTGCCGGAATGATGAAACTATCTCTGCAATCTAGATGGTGGACACCAGCTAGCTTAGGACTAATTTGGGGTCTGATTCCTTGCGGTTTTTTATATGCTGCCCAAATTAAGGCAGCTGAAACCGGCAACCTCTGGAGGGGGGCAGCAACGATGCTAGCATTTGGGTTGGGAACGTTGCCAACTATGTTGGGTGTGGGTGTGTCTACATCCTTGGTAAGTGCTGAAAAACGTAGCCAATTGTTTCGGTTGGGCGGCTGGATTACCGTCACCATTGGGGTACTAACGCTGCTGCGGACTGGGGACACTATGGTAGATTACACCGGTCATGCCGCGTTGATCTGCTTGATGCTGGCACTGATTGCGCGTCCCGTCAGCCGCTTTTGGTCTTCACCACTGCGTTACCGCCGCGCCTTGGGAGTAGGAGCCTTCGTGCTGGCTTTGGCTCACACTGCCCACATGCTAGAACACACGCTGAACTGGAACTTCAGTGCTCTGGATTTTATGCTGCCAGTGCATCAGCTGGGCATGGGAGCAGGTGTCTTGGCATTGGGATTAATGACTCCAGCTGCTCTCACCAGTTTTGACCGAATACAAAGTTACTTGGGGAAGCGCTGGCGACAGATTCATCTGCTGAGCATTCCAGCCGTGATTTTGAGTGTAATTCATTCTGTGCTGGTTGGTTCCCATTACCTCGGTGGGTTGGAATGGACTGAGAGTAACAAGCTTTGGACACTGCTACTGGGATTCATGATGCTCCTGGTTTTGCTGGTGCGATCGCGCTCCTTTTGGTCAATATTATCCCTGGAGAAGTTCTATGTCCCACCTACTCAGCCTCGGTAA
- the dnaJ gene encoding molecular chaperone DnaJ encodes MARDYYEILGISRNADKEEIKRAYRRLARKYHPDVNKEPGAEERFKEINRAYEVLSEPDIRARYDRFGEAGVAAGAGAGFQDFGDIGGFADIFESFFSGFAGGVGTQAQRRRSGPVRGDDLRLDLKLEFREAVFGGEKEIRISHLETCEVCGGSGAKPGTRPRTCSTCSGSGQVRRVTRTPFGSFTQVSACPTCNGTGQMIEEKCDTCDGKGAHQVTKKLKITIPAGVDNGTRLRISGEGDAGERNGPSGDLYVYLFINEDSEFRRDGINVLSEIKISYLQAILGCRLEVNTVDGPTEVVIPAGTQPNTVMTLENHGVPRLGNPVSRGDHLLTVLIDIPNKITPDERELLEKLAKIKGDRTGKGGLEGFLGNLFQR; translated from the coding sequence ATGGCCCGCGATTACTACGAAATTCTGGGTATCTCTCGTAACGCAGACAAAGAAGAAATCAAGCGTGCCTACCGCCGCTTGGCCCGGAAGTATCACCCCGACGTCAACAAAGAACCCGGAGCCGAGGAGCGCTTTAAGGAAATTAATCGAGCTTACGAAGTGCTTTCGGAACCAGATATACGGGCTCGCTATGACCGTTTTGGCGAAGCTGGTGTGGCAGCTGGTGCTGGAGCAGGCTTCCAAGACTTTGGCGATATTGGTGGCTTTGCTGATATTTTTGAAAGCTTTTTCAGCGGCTTTGCTGGTGGTGTGGGTACTCAGGCCCAAAGGCGACGCAGCGGTCCAGTTAGGGGCGACGATCTACGGCTAGACCTGAAATTAGAATTTAGGGAGGCAGTGTTCGGCGGCGAAAAAGAAATTCGCATTTCTCACCTAGAAACCTGTGAAGTTTGTGGTGGTTCTGGTGCTAAGCCGGGGACTCGACCTCGAACCTGCTCAACTTGTAGTGGCTCAGGTCAAGTCCGTCGCGTCACTCGCACACCTTTTGGCAGCTTCACCCAAGTATCTGCTTGTCCGACCTGTAATGGGACAGGACAAATGATTGAGGAAAAGTGTGATACTTGTGACGGCAAGGGAGCACATCAAGTAACAAAGAAACTCAAGATTACTATCCCCGCTGGGGTAGATAACGGTACACGTTTGCGGATTTCTGGAGAAGGAGATGCAGGTGAACGGAATGGTCCATCCGGGGATTTGTACGTATACTTATTCATCAATGAAGACTCTGAATTCCGACGGGATGGCATTAATGTTCTGTCAGAAATCAAAATTAGTTACCTGCAAGCTATCTTAGGGTGCCGCTTAGAGGTGAATACGGTAGATGGACCAACTGAAGTTGTAATTCCAGCCGGAACTCAGCCCAATACAGTAATGACGTTGGAAAATCATGGTGTCCCAAGACTGGGGAATCCGGTAAGCCGAGGCGATCATCTGTTGACAGTGTTAATTGATATTCCTAACAAGATCACCCCGGATGAACGGGAACTATTGGAGAAGCTGGCTAAAATTAAGGGTGATCGCACTGGCAAAGGTGGTTTAGAAGGATTTTTGGGAAATCTATTCCAACGATGA
- a CDS encoding ferritin-like domain-containing protein, whose protein sequence is MAKVAQQMVEQAGIGVKELLDKLVRAASAEFTTYYYYTILRVNAIGLEGEGLKEIIEDARLEDRNHFEALIPRIYELGGEIPRDIRDFANMAACPDAYLPDRGQGSESSSPRVGFTSGGVEEEKEAISEVKQGIERGDIRPLLQVLVEAERCAIRVYTDICNMTFGKDHRTYELSLAILNEEIEHEAWFSEFLGEGPSGHFRRGAPGESPYTSRFLIVPTSHNGK, encoded by the coding sequence ATGGCTAAAGTTGCGCAGCAAATGGTGGAGCAAGCCGGAATTGGCGTGAAAGAACTCCTAGACAAGCTGGTTCGAGCAGCGTCGGCAGAGTTCACTACCTACTACTACTACACGATCCTGCGAGTCAACGCTATTGGCTTAGAGGGCGAAGGACTCAAGGAGATTATCGAGGATGCCAGGCTAGAGGATCGCAATCACTTCGAGGCGTTGATTCCCCGGATTTACGAATTAGGCGGCGAGATCCCGCGAGACATTCGTGACTTCGCCAATATGGCTGCTTGTCCTGATGCCTATTTACCGGATCGGGGTCAAGGCAGTGAAAGCAGCTCGCCACGAGTTGGCTTTACGAGCGGAGGAGTTGAGGAGGAGAAGGAAGCAATCTCAGAGGTTAAGCAAGGAATCGAGCGAGGTGATATCCGACCATTACTACAGGTGTTAGTCGAGGCTGAGCGCTGCGCGATCCGAGTCTATACCGACATCTGCAACATGACTTTCGGCAAGGATCACCGTACCTATGAGCTGTCTCTAGCTATCCTTAACGAGGAAATAGAGCACGAAGCCTGGTTTAGTGAGTTTCTGGGTGAGGGACCTTCGGGGCACTTCCGCCGAGGTGCGCCAGGTGAGTCACCTTACACCTCCCGTTTCTTGATAGTACCTACTAGCCACAACGGCAAGTGA
- the rsgA gene encoding small ribosomal subunit biogenesis GTPase RsgA: MSNAPNSEVQLEDSSPLLGTVVAVQANYYRVRLDEQQTADSEGDSVAPHPLPLAPLLCTRRSRLKKIGQQVMVGDRVEIEEPDWAGGRGAIANVLSRQTEIDRPPIANAQQILLVFALEEPTLDPYQLSRFLVKAESTELDVCLCLNKSDLLAPEQLNQWRDRLNIWGYQPIFISVRSERGIEKISHQLNQKITVIAGPSGVGKSSLINLLIPTAKLRVGQVSGKLGRGRHTTRHVELFELPTGGFLADTPGFNQPDLDCSPEDLAYYFPEARQRLGAASCQFSDCLHRDEPNCAVSGDWERYEHYLEFLEEAIARQEQLNQQADPESNLKLKTKRGGSQYEPKLETKKYRRTSRRTQQQALQQLYQEPEES; encoded by the coding sequence ATGAGTAATGCACCTAACTCTGAGGTTCAATTGGAGGATTCATCGCCTCTACTAGGTACAGTAGTGGCAGTACAAGCGAACTACTACCGAGTGCGGTTAGACGAACAGCAGACAGCAGACAGCGAAGGAGATTCAGTTGCCCCTCACCCCTTGCCCCTCGCCCCTCTCCTCTGCACTCGTCGCTCACGTCTGAAAAAAATTGGGCAACAAGTTATGGTGGGCGATCGCGTAGAAATTGAAGAACCAGACTGGGCTGGTGGCAGAGGTGCGATCGCTAATGTCCTGTCCCGCCAAACTGAGATAGATCGTCCGCCAATTGCTAATGCCCAGCAAATTCTTCTAGTTTTTGCCTTGGAAGAACCTACCCTCGACCCTTATCAGCTAAGCCGGTTTCTAGTTAAAGCTGAGTCTACTGAGTTAGATGTTTGCTTATGTTTAAATAAAAGTGATTTACTTGCCCCTGAACAGCTAAATCAGTGGCGTGATCGCTTAAACATCTGGGGCTACCAACCTATATTTATCAGTGTTCGCAGCGAGAGGGGTATTGAGAAAATCAGTCACCAGCTGAACCAGAAGATTACCGTGATTGCTGGACCTTCAGGCGTGGGCAAATCTAGTTTAATTAATTTATTAATTCCCACAGCTAAACTGCGGGTAGGTCAGGTCTCTGGTAAGTTAGGCAGAGGTCGCCACACGACCCGTCACGTTGAACTATTTGAATTGCCCACTGGCGGATTTTTAGCAGATACCCCTGGCTTTAACCAGCCTGACCTTGACTGTAGCCCGGAGGATTTAGCGTATTATTTTCCGGAGGCACGACAGCGCTTAGGGGCTGCTAGTTGCCAGTTTAGCGATTGCCTCCATCGAGATGAACCGAACTGTGCTGTAAGCGGAGATTGGGAGCGTTACGAGCATTACTTGGAATTTCTAGAAGAGGCGATCGCCCGCCAAGAGCAGCTAAACCAACAAGCCGATCCAGAATCTAACTTGAAGTTAAAAACCAAGCGAGGTGGGAGTCAGTACGAACCCAAGCTGGAAACTAAGAAATATCGTCGAACCTCCCGGCGGACTCAACAGCAAGCGCTTCAGCAGCTGTATCAGGAGCCGGAAGAATCATAA
- a CDS encoding pentapeptide repeat-containing protein has product MDAKELLRRYAAGERDFHTVDLSRAQLHEVDLNGAILKKAILFEADLSRANLVGADLNGVILKQANLNGARLNGAHLLGADLYEANLTNADLSGVNLWRATLRKAIACEINLNRANLDEANLSAANLSGANLSGAKLSGANLSETNLTAANLCKANLIDAKLIFANLYGANLERAELSKANLTAADLSRANLDGANLSETNLSRVNLSGASLTGVNLHRANLIETKLILASMRGANLEWAELTKANLTEADLSWAHLDGTNLSGANLHRAILTDVNLKSAILRGADLVDAKLGDLNMNNLDLSWVIMPDGTVHN; this is encoded by the coding sequence ATGGATGCCAAAGAACTCTTGAGGCGATATGCAGCAGGAGAAAGAGATTTTCATACTGTAGATCTAAGTAGAGCACAATTGCATGAAGTAGACCTCAACGGGGCAATTCTGAAGAAGGCAATTTTGTTTGAAGCAGACTTGAGTAGGGCAAACTTAGTCGGTGCAGATTTGAATGGAGTAATCCTGAAGCAAGCTAATCTGAATGGCGCACGTCTGAATGGCGCGCACCTGCTTGGAGCCGATCTATATGAGGCAAATCTAACTAACGCCGACTTGAGTGGGGTAAACCTGTGGAGAGCAACCTTAAGGAAAGCGATCGCTTGTGAAATCAACTTGAACCGGGCAAATTTGGATGAAGCAAACCTGAGTGCAGCTAACCTAAGCGGGGCAAACCTAAGTGGGGCAAAGCTGAGTGGGGCAAATTTAAGTGAGACAAATTTGACGGCGGCAAACCTTTGTAAGGCAAACCTGATTGACGCGAAACTCATTTTCGCTAATCTCTATGGAGCAAACCTGGAGCGAGCAGAGTTAAGTAAGGCAAATTTGACAGCAGCAGACTTAAGTAGGGCAAACTTAGATGGTGCCAACCTAAGTGAAACAAATCTGAGTCGGGTAAATCTGAGCGGGGCAAGTCTAACTGGGGTAAACCTACATCGAGCAAATTTGATTGAGACAAAACTAATTTTGGCAAGTATGCGTGGAGCAAACCTGGAGTGGGCAGAGCTGACTAAGGCAAACTTGACAGAAGCAGATTTAAGTTGGGCACACCTAGATGGAACAAATTTGAGTGGAGCAAACCTGCACCGCGCGATTCTAACCGACGTAAATTTAAAATCAGCTATCCTACGCGGGGCAGACTTAGTTGATGCCAAACTAGGTGATTTAAATATGAATAACCTAGACCTGAGTTGGGTAATTATGCCTGATGGCACAGTCCATAATTGA
- the dnaK gene encoding molecular chaperone DnaK encodes MGKVIGIDLGTTNSCVAILEGGQPIVIPNSEGGRTTPSVVGFGKGSDGGKALANDYRVVGQLAKRQAVTNAENTVFSIKRFIGRRWDDTQAERQRVPYKCVKGRDDTVDIQIRGRDYTPQEISAMILQKLKQDAESFLGESVEQAVITVPAYFTDAQRQATKDAGTIAGLEVLRIINEPTAAALAYGLDKLEQEQKILVFDLGGGTFDVSILQLGDAVFEVKATAGNNQLGGDDFDDYIVRWMLSRFQELENIDLSSDKMALQRLREAAEKAKIELSSLGSTSINLPFITADATGPKHLEMELTRAKFEELVSHLIQSTIEPMTQALKDCNLKPADINRIILVGGSTRIPAVQNAVQHFFGGRTADRSVNPDEAVALGAAIQGGVLGGEVEDVLLLDVTPLSLGIETLGEVFTKIIERNTTIPTSKSQIFSTATDGQTSVEIQVLQGERAMAKDNKSLGRFVLNGIPPALRGTPQIEVAFEIDVNGILKVSAQDKGTSREQSILITNTGGLSASEVERMRQEAEIYAEQDKRHIAMVELRNQADTLFYSYESTLKDNGNLIGERLKAQATAKAAELKVALNDTAITAEAAKQKLNDFQQTLFAIGANVYNQAKQEANPFAASNNDPTSDPLSTLTSQEDLNVDFEDATVTTDYEAIE; translated from the coding sequence ATGGGAAAAGTGATTGGCATCGACTTAGGCACGACCAATAGTTGTGTTGCCATTTTAGAAGGTGGTCAACCAATTGTTATCCCCAATTCAGAAGGTGGGCGAACGACTCCAAGTGTTGTCGGTTTTGGCAAGGGAAGTGATGGGGGAAAAGCCCTCGCTAATGATTACCGCGTGGTCGGTCAATTGGCAAAACGCCAAGCTGTGACCAATGCCGAAAATACCGTTTTTAGTATCAAGCGATTTATTGGTCGTCGCTGGGACGATACCCAAGCAGAACGCCAACGGGTACCTTACAAGTGCGTCAAAGGGCGAGACGATACCGTTGATATCCAAATTCGTGGGCGTGATTACACCCCGCAAGAAATCTCTGCCATGATCCTGCAAAAACTGAAACAGGATGCGGAAAGCTTTTTAGGTGAAAGCGTCGAACAGGCAGTGATTACAGTACCAGCCTACTTCACAGATGCACAACGGCAAGCGACTAAAGATGCTGGTACCATCGCGGGATTAGAAGTACTACGCATCATTAACGAGCCAACCGCTGCTGCTCTCGCCTACGGCTTAGATAAACTGGAGCAGGAACAGAAGATCCTCGTGTTTGACTTAGGAGGCGGCACGTTTGATGTCTCCATTTTGCAGCTTGGGGACGCAGTGTTTGAAGTTAAGGCAACCGCTGGTAACAACCAGCTAGGTGGGGATGACTTTGACGACTATATTGTGCGCTGGATGCTTTCGCGTTTCCAGGAGCTAGAAAACATCGACTTATCTTCAGATAAAATGGCTCTCCAGCGATTGCGAGAAGCAGCAGAAAAAGCCAAAATTGAACTCTCCAGTCTCGGCAGCACTTCGATCAATTTGCCCTTTATCACAGCTGATGCTACAGGACCAAAGCATCTAGAGATGGAACTCACCCGCGCTAAGTTTGAAGAGCTAGTGAGTCATTTAATTCAAAGTACAATTGAACCAATGACCCAGGCGCTGAAAGACTGCAACCTGAAGCCAGCAGATATTAACCGGATTATTTTGGTGGGAGGTTCAACTAGAATTCCTGCAGTCCAAAATGCAGTACAGCACTTTTTTGGGGGTCGAACTGCCGATCGTTCTGTGAATCCAGACGAAGCAGTGGCGCTGGGAGCAGCGATTCAAGGCGGAGTGTTGGGTGGTGAGGTTGAAGATGTATTGCTCTTAGATGTAACGCCCCTGTCGCTAGGCATTGAAACATTAGGAGAGGTCTTTACTAAAATTATTGAGCGCAATACGACGATTCCTACCAGCAAGTCCCAGATCTTTTCCACAGCAACCGATGGACAGACTTCGGTGGAAATCCAAGTTCTCCAAGGAGAACGAGCGATGGCTAAGGATAATAAAAGTCTGGGGAGATTTGTACTGAATGGAATTCCGCCGGCTCTGCGTGGTACGCCTCAAATTGAAGTTGCCTTTGAAATTGATGTCAACGGTATTCTTAAGGTGTCGGCACAAGATAAAGGCACTAGTCGGGAGCAGAGCATTCTGATTACGAATACTGGTGGTTTGAGTGCCAGCGAAGTCGAACGCATGCGGCAAGAAGCGGAAATATATGCGGAGCAAGATAAGAGGCATATAGCAATGGTTGAATTGAGAAACCAAGCAGATACTTTGTTCTACAGTTACGAATCAACCTTAAAGGATAATGGGAACTTGATCGGCGAGAGACTCAAAGCCCAAGCTACCGCAAAAGCAGCAGAACTAAAAGTTGCTTTGAACGATACCGCTATTACTGCAGAAGCAGCCAAGCAAAAGCTGAATGACTTTCAACAAACCTTGTTTGCCATCGGTGCCAACGTCTATAACCAAGCTAAGCAAGAAGCAAACCCATTTGCCGCGTCAAATAATGATCCTACCTCGGACCCTTTGAGCACATTAACATCCCAGGAAGACTTAAATGTTGATTTCGAAGATGCTACGGTAACAACTGACTATGAGGCGATCGAATAG
- the murD gene encoding UDP-N-acetylmuramoyl-L-alanine--D-glutamate ligase, whose product MPNAYVFGLGKSGIAAARLLKQEGWEVTVSDRSSSEPLRQQQQELQREQITVHLAHSPKLEGSDLPQLIVVSPGVPWDAPVLVQARKLGIETIGEMELAWRHLQSFPWVGITGTNGKTTTTALIAAIFQTAGFHAPACGNIGYAACDLALEVLGKSKIQNPKSKIQNSTPDWVIAELSSYQIESSPSIAPRIGVWTTFTPDHLNRHRTLERYYDIKAHLLQQSEQQVINGDDAFLRHRGVNYWSDACWTSVKGKTHLIGNPNLGTYIEDGWVVSQNELIVKVSALRMVGKHNQQNLLMAVAAARLAGIEKQAIAQAIANFPGVPHRLEHICTWQGIDFINDSKATNYDAAQVGLASVNSPVILIAGGEAKAGEDSTWLQTIQAKAAVVLLIGDAAAAFAQRLKQVGYSSYEIVETMERAVSRAAELAKQDRTRVVLLSPACASFDQYQNFEQRGDHFRQLCQELLS is encoded by the coding sequence ATGCCCAATGCTTATGTCTTCGGATTAGGAAAATCCGGTATTGCCGCTGCGCGACTATTAAAACAGGAAGGTTGGGAGGTGACGGTGAGCGATCGCTCCTCCTCCGAACCACTCCGTCAACAGCAACAGGAACTACAGCGCGAGCAAATTACAGTTCATCTGGCTCATTCCCCTAAGCTGGAAGGCTCAGATTTACCTCAATTGATTGTCGTCAGTCCTGGGGTGCCTTGGGATGCACCCGTATTAGTCCAAGCTAGAAAGTTGGGCATTGAGACAATTGGTGAAATGGAACTGGCTTGGCGACATCTCCAATCTTTTCCTTGGGTGGGAATCACTGGCACAAATGGCAAAACAACCACCACTGCCCTAATCGCCGCCATCTTTCAAACAGCAGGATTCCACGCCCCCGCTTGTGGCAATATCGGCTATGCCGCCTGCGACTTAGCTCTAGAAGTTTTGGGTAAATCCAAAATCCAAAATCCAAAATCTAAAATCCAAAATTCTACACCTGACTGGGTAATTGCTGAACTTAGCAGCTATCAGATAGAGTCTTCACCCTCCATTGCTCCACGGATTGGAGTTTGGACAACTTTTACACCCGATCACCTTAACCGTCACCGGACTTTAGAGCGCTACTACGATATCAAAGCCCATCTACTGCAACAGTCTGAACAGCAAGTAATCAATGGAGATGATGCTTTTCTTCGTCACAGGGGCGTTAATTATTGGTCTGATGCTTGTTGGACGAGTGTGAAAGGTAAAACTCATCTAATTGGCAACCCAAATCTGGGAACTTACATTGAGGATGGCTGGGTAGTGTCTCAGAATGAGCTGATTGTCAAGGTATCTGCCTTGCGCATGGTGGGGAAACACAATCAGCAAAATCTACTAATGGCAGTAGCAGCAGCTCGTTTAGCTGGCATTGAGAAGCAGGCGATCGCTCAAGCCATTGCCAACTTCCCCGGTGTTCCCCATCGTTTGGAACACATTTGTACCTGGCAAGGAATTGACTTTATCAACGACAGCAAAGCTACCAACTACGATGCTGCTCAAGTTGGGTTAGCCTCAGTTAATAGCCCAGTAATTCTGATTGCTGGGGGTGAAGCTAAAGCTGGAGAAGACAGCACTTGGTTGCAAACCATTCAAGCCAAAGCAGCAGTTGTATTACTCATTGGTGATGCAGCAGCAGCCTTTGCTCAGCGATTGAAGCAGGTCGGCTATTCTAGCTACGAGATTGTGGAAACAATGGAGCGAGCCGTATCTAGAGCAGCGGAATTAGCCAAACAGGATCGAACTCGTGTTGTCTTGCTATCTCCTGCCTGTGCTAGTTTCGACCAATACCAAAACTTTGAGCAACGAGGCGATCATTTCCGGCAACTCTGCCAGGAACTGCTGTCCTAG
- a CDS encoding M20/M25/M40 family metallo-hydrolase: protein MGSWIWAVLLILVTAIAVVSGRELFQLPSSPVAESKSETSTNVVAAEQPINTPDVSPEQMFGHVKALNFRRYTEPERDHTRTYLTKSLQKLGWTPGLQPFEGGVNIFAQRQGTDPAAGSILVAAHYDTVPTSAGADDNASGVAVVLEVARLFGSRPTPRTLQLALFDQEEVGLHGSRAFVANAAHLENLRGVIVMDMVGFACYTVGCQKYPAGLPITPPTDRGDFLAVVGDMEHLPLLNAFQQSGQENLPPVLTLPVPLKGMLIPDTLRSDHAPFWYSGVGAVLLTDTANLRTPHYHQPSDTPSTLDQPFFTGAAQIVVNATTRLLESSERLETEPSTSSPI, encoded by the coding sequence ATCGGGAGCTGGATTTGGGCGGTGCTGTTAATCCTGGTGACAGCGATCGCGGTAGTTAGTGGTAGGGAATTATTTCAGCTGCCTTCTTCGCCAGTTGCAGAAAGTAAGTCAGAGACTAGCACCAACGTGGTGGCAGCTGAGCAACCTATCAACACCCCGGACGTTTCACCCGAACAGATGTTCGGGCACGTTAAGGCTTTGAACTTTAGACGATATACCGAACCTGAGCGCGATCACACCCGAACTTACCTAACAAAATCCCTCCAGAAATTAGGCTGGACACCCGGATTGCAACCATTCGAAGGCGGTGTCAATATCTTTGCCCAACGACAAGGTACCGATCCGGCAGCGGGCTCAATCCTTGTGGCTGCACACTATGACACTGTTCCCACCTCAGCGGGTGCTGATGACAATGCCAGCGGGGTTGCTGTAGTTTTGGAAGTTGCCCGTCTTTTCGGTTCACGCCCCACACCGCGAACTTTACAGTTAGCCTTGTTTGATCAGGAGGAAGTAGGACTGCATGGCAGTAGAGCTTTTGTGGCAAACGCAGCACACTTAGAGAATCTGCGCGGTGTGATTGTTATGGATATGGTCGGCTTTGCTTGCTACACAGTAGGTTGCCAGAAATATCCAGCTGGGTTGCCCATTACCCCACCTACTGACCGAGGGGACTTTCTAGCAGTAGTAGGCGATATGGAGCATTTACCACTGCTAAATGCCTTTCAACAGTCTGGTCAAGAAAATCTGCCACCAGTCTTAACACTGCCAGTTCCCCTCAAAGGAATGCTGATTCCAGACACCCTCCGCAGCGATCATGCGCCATTTTGGTACAGCGGAGTTGGTGCAGTGCTATTGACCGATACAGCGAATTTGCGTACACCCCACTACCATCAGCCGAGTGATACACCATCAACTCTAGATCAACCATTTTTCACTGGAGCTGCTCAAATCGTGGTCAACGCTACTACTAGATTGTTGGAGAGTAGCGAGCGCTTGGAAACAGAGCCATCAACTTCCTCACCTATCTAG
- a CDS encoding sulfurtransferase TusA family protein, which produces MNNTARSIPDFQLDLRGTPCPINFVRTKLRLEQMAQGALLEVWLDAGEPIEQVPDSLTMAGYQVEQIEERTGFFALQVRHPVEGSKG; this is translated from the coding sequence ATGAATAATACTGCCCGATCAATTCCCGATTTCCAACTAGATTTACGCGGCACCCCCTGCCCAATTAATTTTGTGCGGACTAAACTCCGCCTGGAACAAATGGCACAGGGAGCCTTACTAGAAGTATGGTTAGACGCCGGAGAGCCAATTGAGCAGGTTCCGGATAGTCTGACTATGGCAGGTTATCAGGTTGAGCAAATTGAAGAACGCACTGGCTTTTTCGCTCTACAAGTGCGCCATCCAGTCGAAGGCAGTAAGGGGTGA